Proteins encoded by one window of Nicotiana tabacum cultivar K326 chromosome 10, ASM71507v2, whole genome shotgun sequence:
- the LOC107817492 gene encoding putative WRKY transcription factor 2 isoform X1: MLYVQCRQLMGGFDDHAAIMGDWMPPSPSPRTFFSSLLGDDIGSRSTFEFPNENKRGNLASEPQEHVGNSDGAQTDAMTVKSDQKMSSRGGLLERMAARAGFNAPKLNTESLRPADLSQNQGVRSPYLTIPPGLSPTSLLESPVFLSNSLVQPSPTTGKFQFASGIESRNSTFMMEDPDKRKENALESINSSSFSFKPVPETASSLFPGATSRVNSSNISQQCFPNIKVSVHSQNSLLSHCMEATQMQNQNEKGLNQSSDFPRFSAEKDVRDSNVTPDSTNFQTVGSNVEHSPPLDEPQDEEIDQRVGGDPNVVGAPAEDGYNWRKYGQKQVKGSEYPRSYYKCTHPNCPVKKKVERSHEGHITEIIYKGAHNHPKPPPNRRSALGSTNSLGELQLDGAEQGVSGSNGDLGRANIQKAPDAGGLDWRNNNLDVTSSAHLGSAYCNGSASFPVQNNTQLESGGAVDVSSTFSNDEDEDDRGTHGSVSQGYDGEGDESESKRRKLETYSTDMSGATRAIREPRVVVQTTSEVDILDDGYRWRKYGQKVVKGNPNPRSYYKCTSAGCNVRKHVERASHDLKSVITTYEGKHNHDVPAARNSSHVNSGTSNTLPAPVTAPPAQSHLHRPEPAQLQNAMARFDRQPSLGSFGPSPGFSYGMNQQSLASLAMAGFHPNQSKSQQQVPVHSYLGQPRPMHDGGFMFPKEEPKAEPMSDPGLDLSNGSSIYQQFMSRLPLGPQM, translated from the exons ATGTTATATGTTCAG TGCCGGCAATTGATGGGTGGGTTCGATGACCATGCTGCCATTATGGGAGATTGGATGCCTCCAAGTCCAAGTCCAAGAACGTTTTTCTCTTCGCTGCTAGGTGATGATATTGGGTCAAGATCAACTTTTGAGTTCCCAAATGAGAATAAACGTGGAAACTTAGCTTCCGAGCCTCAAGAGCATGTTGGCAATTCTGATGGAGCACAAACTGATGCAATGACAGTGAAGTCTGACCAGAAAATGAGCTCTCGCGGAGGACTCTTGGAAAGAATGGCAGCTAGAGCTGGTTTTAACGCCCCAAAACTTAACACGGAGAGCCTTAGACCTGCTGATCTGTCGCAGAATCAGGGCGTTCGTTCTCCTTATTTAACTATTCCTCCTGGTCTTAGTCCAACTTCCCTGCTGGAGTCTCCTGTTTTCCTCTCAAATTCACTG GTGCAACCATCTCCAACAACTGGAAAATTTCAATTCGCCTCAGGCATCGAGAGTAGAAACTCGACATTTATGATGGAGGATCCTGATAAGAGGAAAGAGAATGCTTTAGAGAGTATCAATTCATCGTCCTTTTCTTTTAAGCCAGTTCCAGAGACTGCTTCATCTCTGTTTCCTGGCGCGACCAGCAGA GTTAACTCGTCCAATATTTCTCAGCAATGCTTTCCAAACATTAAGGTTTCAGTTCATTCGCAGAACTCTCTTCTATCTCACTGTATGGAAGCTACACAAATGCAGAATCAGAACGAGAAGGGACTTAATCAATCATCTGATTTCCCTAGATTTTCTGCTGAGAAGGATGTCAGAGATAGTAATGTCACACCAGACTCAACGAACTTTCAGACAGTTGGTAGTAATGTGGAACATTCTCCACCTCTTGATGAGCCACAAGATGAGGAAATTGATCAAAGAGTGGGTGGAGATCCAAATGTTGTTGGTGCCCCAGCCGAGGATGGTTATAATTGGAGGAAGTATGGGCAGAAACAAGTTAAAGGGAGCGAGTATCCTCGGAGTTACTATAAGTGCACGCATCCAAACTGTCCGGTCAAGAAGAAAGTGGAGCGATCTCACGAGGGTCATATAACTGAGATTATATACAAGGGAGCCCACAATCACCCAAAACCACCGCCAAACCGTAGATCAGCCCTTGGATCCACAAATTCACTTGGTGAACTACAGCTAGACGGTGCAGAGCAAGGTGTAAGTGGTTCTAATGGTGATCTGGGTCGGGCAAACATTCAGAAAGCACCTGATGCTGGAGGTCTTGATTGGAGGAACAACAACCTTGACGTAACTTCGTCAGCTCACTTGGGCTCTGCATACTGCAATGGATCAGCCTCTTTTCctgttcaaaataacacccagtTGGAATCAGGGGGTGCAGTAGATGTGTCGTCGACTTTTTCaaatgatgaagatgaagatgatcgTGGGACTCATGGCAGTGTATCACAAGGTTATGACGGTGAAGGAGATGAGTCTGAGTCTAAAAGAAG GAAGCTCGAGACTTACTCTACAGATATGAGTGGTGCCACTAGAGCCATCAGGGAACCAAGGGTTGTGGTGCAAACTACAAGTGAAGTGGACATACTTGATGATGGATATCGTTGGCGCAAGTACGGGCAAAAGGTTGTTAAAGGGAATCCAAATCCAAG GAGTTACTACAAGTGCACCAGTGCTGGCTGCAATGTCAGGAAGCACGTTGAGAGGGCCTCGCATGACCTCAAGTCTGTGATTACCACCTACGAAGGGAAGCACAACCACGATGTTCCTGCAGCTCGCAACAGTAGTCATGTTAATTCAGGGACCTCCAACACCCTTCCAGCTCCAGTAACTGCTCCTCCTGCTCAAAGCCATTTACATAGGCCTGAGCCTGCACAACTTCAGAATGCCATGGCACGTTTTGACAGGCAACCTTCACTCGGCTCATTTGGACCTAGCCCAGGATTTAGCTATGGAATGAACCAGCAAAGCCTAGCCAGTCTAGCAATGGCTGGATTTCACCCTAACCAAAGCAAGTCGCAACAGCAGGTTCCTGTCCATTCATATCTGGGACAGCCGCGACCCATGCATGATGGGGGATTTATGTTTCCAAAGGAAGAACCCAAAGCGGAACCTATGTCAGATCCTGGATTGGATCTCTCTAATGGCTCATCGATTTATCAGCAATTTATGAGCAGGTTGCCGCTTGGACCTCAGATGTAA
- the LOC107817492 gene encoding putative WRKY transcription factor 2 isoform X4, whose translation MLYVQCRQLMGGFDDHAAIMGDWMPPSPSPRTFFSSLLGDDIGSRSTFEFPNENKRGNLASEPQEHVGNSDGAQTDAMTVKSDQKMSSRGGLLERMAARAGFNAPKLNTESLRPADLSQNQGVRSPYLTIPPGLSPTSLLESPVFLSNSLVQPSPTTGKFQFASGIESRNSTFMMEDPDKRKENALESINSSSFSFKPVPETASSLFPGATSRSWLQVNSSNISQQCFPNIKVSVHSQNSLLSHCMEATQMQNQNEKGLNQSSDFPRFSAEKDVRDSNVTPDSTNFQTVGSNVEHSPPLDEPQDEEIDQRVGGDPNVVGAPAEDGYNWRKYGQKQVKGSEYPRSYYKCTHPNCPVKKKVERSHEGHITEIIYKGAHNHPKPPPNRRSALGSTNSLGELQLDGAEQGVSGSNGDLGRANIQKAPDAGGLDWRNNNLDVTSSAHLGSAYCNGSASFPVQNNTQLESGGAVDVSSTFSNDEDEDDRGTHGSVSQGYDGEGDESESKRRKLETYSTDMSGATRAIREPRVVVQTTSEVDILDDGYRWRKYGQKVVKGNPNPRSYYKCTSAGCNVRKHVERASHDLKSVITTYEGKHNHDVPAARNSSHVNSGTSNTLPAPVTAPPAQSHLHRPEPAQLQNAMARFDRQPSLGSFGPSPGFSYGMNQQSLASLAMAGFHPNQSKSQQQVPVHSYLGQPRPMHDGGFMFPKEEPKAEPMSDPGLDLSNGSSIYQQFMSRLPLGPQM comes from the exons ATGTTATATGTTCAG TGCCGGCAATTGATGGGTGGGTTCGATGACCATGCTGCCATTATGGGAGATTGGATGCCTCCAAGTCCAAGTCCAAGAACGTTTTTCTCTTCGCTGCTAGGTGATGATATTGGGTCAAGATCAACTTTTGAGTTCCCAAATGAGAATAAACGTGGAAACTTAGCTTCCGAGCCTCAAGAGCATGTTGGCAATTCTGATGGAGCACAAACTGATGCAATGACAGTGAAGTCTGACCAGAAAATGAGCTCTCGCGGAGGACTCTTGGAAAGAATGGCAGCTAGAGCTGGTTTTAACGCCCCAAAACTTAACACGGAGAGCCTTAGACCTGCTGATCTGTCGCAGAATCAGGGCGTTCGTTCTCCTTATTTAACTATTCCTCCTGGTCTTAGTCCAACTTCCCTGCTGGAGTCTCCTGTTTTCCTCTCAAATTCACTG GTGCAACCATCTCCAACAACTGGAAAATTTCAATTCGCCTCAGGCATCGAGAGTAGAAACTCGACATTTATGATGGAGGATCCTGATAAGAGGAAAGAGAATGCTTTAGAGAGTATCAATTCATCGTCCTTTTCTTTTAAGCCAGTTCCAGAGACTGCTTCATCTCTGTTTCCTGGCGCGACCAGCAGA TCTTGGTTGCAGGTTAACTCGTCCAATATTTCTCAGCAATGCTTTCCAAACATTAAGGTTTCAGTTCATTCGCAGAACTCTCTTCTATCTCACTGTATGGAAGCTACACAAATGCAGAATCAGAACGAGAAGGGACTTAATCAATCATCTGATTTCCCTAGATTTTCTGCTGAGAAGGATGTCAGAGATAGTAATGTCACACCAGACTCAACGAACTTTCAGACAGTTGGTAGTAATGTGGAACATTCTCCACCTCTTGATGAGCCACAAGATGAGGAAATTGATCAAAGAGTGGGTGGAGATCCAAATGTTGTTGGTGCCCCAGCCGAGGATGGTTATAATTGGAGGAAGTATGGGCAGAAACAAGTTAAAGGGAGCGAGTATCCTCGGAGTTACTATAAGTGCACGCATCCAAACTGTCCGGTCAAGAAGAAAGTGGAGCGATCTCACGAGGGTCATATAACTGAGATTATATACAAGGGAGCCCACAATCACCCAAAACCACCGCCAAACCGTAGATCAGCCCTTGGATCCACAAATTCACTTGGTGAACTACAGCTAGACGGTGCAGAGCAAGGTGTAAGTGGTTCTAATGGTGATCTGGGTCGGGCAAACATTCAGAAAGCACCTGATGCTGGAGGTCTTGATTGGAGGAACAACAACCTTGACGTAACTTCGTCAGCTCACTTGGGCTCTGCATACTGCAATGGATCAGCCTCTTTTCctgttcaaaataacacccagtTGGAATCAGGGGGTGCAGTAGATGTGTCGTCGACTTTTTCaaatgatgaagatgaagatgatcgTGGGACTCATGGCAGTGTATCACAAGGTTATGACGGTGAAGGAGATGAGTCTGAGTCTAAAAGAAG GAAGCTCGAGACTTACTCTACAGATATGAGTGGTGCCACTAGAGCCATCAGGGAACCAAGGGTTGTGGTGCAAACTACAAGTGAAGTGGACATACTTGATGATGGATATCGTTGGCGCAAGTACGGGCAAAAGGTTGTTAAAGGGAATCCAAATCCAAG GAGTTACTACAAGTGCACCAGTGCTGGCTGCAATGTCAGGAAGCACGTTGAGAGGGCCTCGCATGACCTCAAGTCTGTGATTACCACCTACGAAGGGAAGCACAACCACGATGTTCCTGCAGCTCGCAACAGTAGTCATGTTAATTCAGGGACCTCCAACACCCTTCCAGCTCCAGTAACTGCTCCTCCTGCTCAAAGCCATTTACATAGGCCTGAGCCTGCACAACTTCAGAATGCCATGGCACGTTTTGACAGGCAACCTTCACTCGGCTCATTTGGACCTAGCCCAGGATTTAGCTATGGAATGAACCAGCAAAGCCTAGCCAGTCTAGCAATGGCTGGATTTCACCCTAACCAAAGCAAGTCGCAACAGCAGGTTCCTGTCCATTCATATCTGGGACAGCCGCGACCCATGCATGATGGGGGATTTATGTTTCCAAAGGAAGAACCCAAAGCGGAACCTATGTCAGATCCTGGATTGGATCTCTCTAATGGCTCATCGATTTATCAGCAATTTATGAGCAGGTTGCCGCTTGGACCTCAGATGTAA
- the LOC107817492 gene encoding putative WRKY transcription factor 2 isoform X3 — protein MGGFDDHAAIMGDWMPPSPSPRTFFSSLLGDDIGSRSTFEFPNENKRGNLASEPQEHVGNSDGAQTDAMTVKSDQKMSSRGGLLERMAARAGFNAPKLNTESLRPADLSQNQGVRSPYLTIPPGLSPTSLLESPVFLSNSLVQPSPTTGKFQFASGIESRNSTFMMEDPDKRKENALESINSSSFSFKPVPETASSLFPGATSRVNSSNISQQCFPNIKVSVHSQNSLLSHCMEATQMQNQNEKGLNQSSDFPRFSAEKDVRDSNVTPDSTNFQTVGSNVEHSPPLDEPQDEEIDQRVGGDPNVVGAPAEDGYNWRKYGQKQVKGSEYPRSYYKCTHPNCPVKKKVERSHEGHITEIIYKGAHNHPKPPPNRRSALGSTNSLGELQLDGAEQGVSGSNGDLGRANIQKAPDAGGLDWRNNNLDVTSSAHLGSAYCNGSASFPVQNNTQLESGGAVDVSSTFSNDEDEDDRGTHGSVSQGYDGEGDESESKRRKLETYSTDMSGATRAIREPRVVVQTTSEVDILDDGYRWRKYGQKVVKGNPNPRSYYKCTSAGCNVRKHVERASHDLKSVITTYEGKHNHDVPAARNSSHVNSGTSNTLPAPVTAPPAQSHLHRPEPAQLQNAMARFDRQPSLGSFGPSPGFSYGMNQQSLASLAMAGFHPNQSKSQQQVPVHSYLGQPRPMHDGGFMFPKEEPKAEPMSDPGLDLSNGSSIYQQFMSRLPLGPQM, from the exons ATGGGTGGGTTCGATGACCATGCTGCCATTATGGGAGATTGGATGCCTCCAAGTCCAAGTCCAAGAACGTTTTTCTCTTCGCTGCTAGGTGATGATATTGGGTCAAGATCAACTTTTGAGTTCCCAAATGAGAATAAACGTGGAAACTTAGCTTCCGAGCCTCAAGAGCATGTTGGCAATTCTGATGGAGCACAAACTGATGCAATGACAGTGAAGTCTGACCAGAAAATGAGCTCTCGCGGAGGACTCTTGGAAAGAATGGCAGCTAGAGCTGGTTTTAACGCCCCAAAACTTAACACGGAGAGCCTTAGACCTGCTGATCTGTCGCAGAATCAGGGCGTTCGTTCTCCTTATTTAACTATTCCTCCTGGTCTTAGTCCAACTTCCCTGCTGGAGTCTCCTGTTTTCCTCTCAAATTCACTG GTGCAACCATCTCCAACAACTGGAAAATTTCAATTCGCCTCAGGCATCGAGAGTAGAAACTCGACATTTATGATGGAGGATCCTGATAAGAGGAAAGAGAATGCTTTAGAGAGTATCAATTCATCGTCCTTTTCTTTTAAGCCAGTTCCAGAGACTGCTTCATCTCTGTTTCCTGGCGCGACCAGCAGA GTTAACTCGTCCAATATTTCTCAGCAATGCTTTCCAAACATTAAGGTTTCAGTTCATTCGCAGAACTCTCTTCTATCTCACTGTATGGAAGCTACACAAATGCAGAATCAGAACGAGAAGGGACTTAATCAATCATCTGATTTCCCTAGATTTTCTGCTGAGAAGGATGTCAGAGATAGTAATGTCACACCAGACTCAACGAACTTTCAGACAGTTGGTAGTAATGTGGAACATTCTCCACCTCTTGATGAGCCACAAGATGAGGAAATTGATCAAAGAGTGGGTGGAGATCCAAATGTTGTTGGTGCCCCAGCCGAGGATGGTTATAATTGGAGGAAGTATGGGCAGAAACAAGTTAAAGGGAGCGAGTATCCTCGGAGTTACTATAAGTGCACGCATCCAAACTGTCCGGTCAAGAAGAAAGTGGAGCGATCTCACGAGGGTCATATAACTGAGATTATATACAAGGGAGCCCACAATCACCCAAAACCACCGCCAAACCGTAGATCAGCCCTTGGATCCACAAATTCACTTGGTGAACTACAGCTAGACGGTGCAGAGCAAGGTGTAAGTGGTTCTAATGGTGATCTGGGTCGGGCAAACATTCAGAAAGCACCTGATGCTGGAGGTCTTGATTGGAGGAACAACAACCTTGACGTAACTTCGTCAGCTCACTTGGGCTCTGCATACTGCAATGGATCAGCCTCTTTTCctgttcaaaataacacccagtTGGAATCAGGGGGTGCAGTAGATGTGTCGTCGACTTTTTCaaatgatgaagatgaagatgatcgTGGGACTCATGGCAGTGTATCACAAGGTTATGACGGTGAAGGAGATGAGTCTGAGTCTAAAAGAAG GAAGCTCGAGACTTACTCTACAGATATGAGTGGTGCCACTAGAGCCATCAGGGAACCAAGGGTTGTGGTGCAAACTACAAGTGAAGTGGACATACTTGATGATGGATATCGTTGGCGCAAGTACGGGCAAAAGGTTGTTAAAGGGAATCCAAATCCAAG GAGTTACTACAAGTGCACCAGTGCTGGCTGCAATGTCAGGAAGCACGTTGAGAGGGCCTCGCATGACCTCAAGTCTGTGATTACCACCTACGAAGGGAAGCACAACCACGATGTTCCTGCAGCTCGCAACAGTAGTCATGTTAATTCAGGGACCTCCAACACCCTTCCAGCTCCAGTAACTGCTCCTCCTGCTCAAAGCCATTTACATAGGCCTGAGCCTGCACAACTTCAGAATGCCATGGCACGTTTTGACAGGCAACCTTCACTCGGCTCATTTGGACCTAGCCCAGGATTTAGCTATGGAATGAACCAGCAAAGCCTAGCCAGTCTAGCAATGGCTGGATTTCACCCTAACCAAAGCAAGTCGCAACAGCAGGTTCCTGTCCATTCATATCTGGGACAGCCGCGACCCATGCATGATGGGGGATTTATGTTTCCAAAGGAAGAACCCAAAGCGGAACCTATGTCAGATCCTGGATTGGATCTCTCTAATGGCTCATCGATTTATCAGCAATTTATGAGCAGGTTGCCGCTTGGACCTCAGATGTAA
- the LOC107817492 gene encoding putative WRKY transcription factor 2 isoform X2, with translation MGGFDDHAAIMGDWMPPSPSPRTFFSSLLGDDIGSRSTFEFPNENKRGNLASEPQEHVGNSDGAQTDAMTVKSDQKMSSRGGLLERMAARAGFNAPKLNTESLRPADLSQNQGVRSPYLTIPPGLSPTSLLESPVFLSNSLVQPSPTTGKFQFASGIESRNSTFMMEDPDKRKENALESINSSSFSFKPVPETASSLFPGATSRSWLQVNSSNISQQCFPNIKVSVHSQNSLLSHCMEATQMQNQNEKGLNQSSDFPRFSAEKDVRDSNVTPDSTNFQTVGSNVEHSPPLDEPQDEEIDQRVGGDPNVVGAPAEDGYNWRKYGQKQVKGSEYPRSYYKCTHPNCPVKKKVERSHEGHITEIIYKGAHNHPKPPPNRRSALGSTNSLGELQLDGAEQGVSGSNGDLGRANIQKAPDAGGLDWRNNNLDVTSSAHLGSAYCNGSASFPVQNNTQLESGGAVDVSSTFSNDEDEDDRGTHGSVSQGYDGEGDESESKRRKLETYSTDMSGATRAIREPRVVVQTTSEVDILDDGYRWRKYGQKVVKGNPNPRSYYKCTSAGCNVRKHVERASHDLKSVITTYEGKHNHDVPAARNSSHVNSGTSNTLPAPVTAPPAQSHLHRPEPAQLQNAMARFDRQPSLGSFGPSPGFSYGMNQQSLASLAMAGFHPNQSKSQQQVPVHSYLGQPRPMHDGGFMFPKEEPKAEPMSDPGLDLSNGSSIYQQFMSRLPLGPQM, from the exons ATGGGTGGGTTCGATGACCATGCTGCCATTATGGGAGATTGGATGCCTCCAAGTCCAAGTCCAAGAACGTTTTTCTCTTCGCTGCTAGGTGATGATATTGGGTCAAGATCAACTTTTGAGTTCCCAAATGAGAATAAACGTGGAAACTTAGCTTCCGAGCCTCAAGAGCATGTTGGCAATTCTGATGGAGCACAAACTGATGCAATGACAGTGAAGTCTGACCAGAAAATGAGCTCTCGCGGAGGACTCTTGGAAAGAATGGCAGCTAGAGCTGGTTTTAACGCCCCAAAACTTAACACGGAGAGCCTTAGACCTGCTGATCTGTCGCAGAATCAGGGCGTTCGTTCTCCTTATTTAACTATTCCTCCTGGTCTTAGTCCAACTTCCCTGCTGGAGTCTCCTGTTTTCCTCTCAAATTCACTG GTGCAACCATCTCCAACAACTGGAAAATTTCAATTCGCCTCAGGCATCGAGAGTAGAAACTCGACATTTATGATGGAGGATCCTGATAAGAGGAAAGAGAATGCTTTAGAGAGTATCAATTCATCGTCCTTTTCTTTTAAGCCAGTTCCAGAGACTGCTTCATCTCTGTTTCCTGGCGCGACCAGCAGA TCTTGGTTGCAGGTTAACTCGTCCAATATTTCTCAGCAATGCTTTCCAAACATTAAGGTTTCAGTTCATTCGCAGAACTCTCTTCTATCTCACTGTATGGAAGCTACACAAATGCAGAATCAGAACGAGAAGGGACTTAATCAATCATCTGATTTCCCTAGATTTTCTGCTGAGAAGGATGTCAGAGATAGTAATGTCACACCAGACTCAACGAACTTTCAGACAGTTGGTAGTAATGTGGAACATTCTCCACCTCTTGATGAGCCACAAGATGAGGAAATTGATCAAAGAGTGGGTGGAGATCCAAATGTTGTTGGTGCCCCAGCCGAGGATGGTTATAATTGGAGGAAGTATGGGCAGAAACAAGTTAAAGGGAGCGAGTATCCTCGGAGTTACTATAAGTGCACGCATCCAAACTGTCCGGTCAAGAAGAAAGTGGAGCGATCTCACGAGGGTCATATAACTGAGATTATATACAAGGGAGCCCACAATCACCCAAAACCACCGCCAAACCGTAGATCAGCCCTTGGATCCACAAATTCACTTGGTGAACTACAGCTAGACGGTGCAGAGCAAGGTGTAAGTGGTTCTAATGGTGATCTGGGTCGGGCAAACATTCAGAAAGCACCTGATGCTGGAGGTCTTGATTGGAGGAACAACAACCTTGACGTAACTTCGTCAGCTCACTTGGGCTCTGCATACTGCAATGGATCAGCCTCTTTTCctgttcaaaataacacccagtTGGAATCAGGGGGTGCAGTAGATGTGTCGTCGACTTTTTCaaatgatgaagatgaagatgatcgTGGGACTCATGGCAGTGTATCACAAGGTTATGACGGTGAAGGAGATGAGTCTGAGTCTAAAAGAAG GAAGCTCGAGACTTACTCTACAGATATGAGTGGTGCCACTAGAGCCATCAGGGAACCAAGGGTTGTGGTGCAAACTACAAGTGAAGTGGACATACTTGATGATGGATATCGTTGGCGCAAGTACGGGCAAAAGGTTGTTAAAGGGAATCCAAATCCAAG GAGTTACTACAAGTGCACCAGTGCTGGCTGCAATGTCAGGAAGCACGTTGAGAGGGCCTCGCATGACCTCAAGTCTGTGATTACCACCTACGAAGGGAAGCACAACCACGATGTTCCTGCAGCTCGCAACAGTAGTCATGTTAATTCAGGGACCTCCAACACCCTTCCAGCTCCAGTAACTGCTCCTCCTGCTCAAAGCCATTTACATAGGCCTGAGCCTGCACAACTTCAGAATGCCATGGCACGTTTTGACAGGCAACCTTCACTCGGCTCATTTGGACCTAGCCCAGGATTTAGCTATGGAATGAACCAGCAAAGCCTAGCCAGTCTAGCAATGGCTGGATTTCACCCTAACCAAAGCAAGTCGCAACAGCAGGTTCCTGTCCATTCATATCTGGGACAGCCGCGACCCATGCATGATGGGGGATTTATGTTTCCAAAGGAAGAACCCAAAGCGGAACCTATGTCAGATCCTGGATTGGATCTCTCTAATGGCTCATCGATTTATCAGCAATTTATGAGCAGGTTGCCGCTTGGACCTCAGATGTAA